In Massilia violaceinigra, one DNA window encodes the following:
- a CDS encoding SDR family oxidoreductase produces MNKKLESAVGKFIEVQQHLRAHRSHWLVTGAAGFIGSNLVEALLRLGQKVTGLDNFATGHQHNLDQVRELVGSAAWSNFTFIRGDIRVPADCARAVASADYVLHEAALGSVSRSMEDPITTNDTNVTGFLNMLVAARDAKVKRFVYAASSSTYGDHPALPKVEDEIGSPLSPYAITKYVNELYAEVFGRCYGTQTIGLRYFNVFGPRQDPDGAYAAVIPQWIAALIKNKPLFINGDGETSRDFCYIDNVVQANLLAALADDPEASNQVYNVALNERTSLNQLHAMMCELLAEQFPHVRDHQPQYAPFRAGDVRHSQADISKAIKLLGFAPTHRIGEGMRQAMAWYIRNLTYNN; encoded by the coding sequence ATGAATAAGAAACTGGAGTCGGCCGTGGGTAAATTTATCGAGGTTCAACAGCACTTGCGCGCGCACCGCAGCCACTGGCTGGTTACGGGCGCGGCCGGTTTCATCGGGTCGAACCTGGTCGAAGCGCTGCTGCGGCTGGGCCAGAAGGTCACCGGCCTCGATAACTTCGCCACGGGCCACCAGCACAACCTGGACCAGGTGCGCGAACTGGTCGGCAGCGCCGCCTGGAGCAACTTCACCTTCATCCGCGGCGATATCCGCGTGCCCGCCGATTGCGCCAGGGCCGTGGCCAGCGCCGACTATGTGCTGCACGAAGCGGCGCTCGGCTCGGTATCGCGCTCGATGGAAGACCCGATCACCACCAACGATACCAACGTCACCGGTTTCCTGAACATGCTGGTGGCCGCGCGCGACGCCAAAGTCAAGCGCTTCGTGTACGCCGCTTCCAGCTCGACCTACGGCGACCATCCGGCCCTGCCCAAGGTCGAGGACGAGATCGGCAGCCCGCTGTCGCCCTACGCCATCACCAAGTATGTCAACGAACTGTACGCCGAAGTGTTCGGACGCTGCTACGGCACCCAGACCATCGGCTTGCGCTACTTCAATGTGTTCGGCCCGCGCCAGGACCCGGATGGCGCCTACGCCGCCGTGATCCCGCAATGGATTGCCGCGCTGATCAAGAACAAGCCGCTGTTCATCAATGGCGATGGCGAAACCAGCCGCGACTTCTGCTACATCGACAATGTGGTGCAGGCCAATCTGCTGGCCGCCCTGGCCGACGACCCCGAAGCGAGCAACCAGGTCTACAACGTCGCGCTCAACGAGCGCACCAGCCTGAACCAGCTGCACGCGATGATGTGCGAATTGCTGGCAGAACAGTTTCCGCACGTGCGCGACCATCAGCCGCAGTACGCGCCTTTCCGCGCCGGCGATGTGCGCCACTCGCAGGCCGATATTTCCAAAGCGATCAAGCTGCTCGGTTTTGCCCCCACCCACCG
- a CDS encoding nucleotide sugar dehydrogenase yields MEAAAKVVAVVGLGYVGLPLAVEFGKKRTTIGFDLSTSKIDSYRRFIDPTGELNSEQLRAAQHLTVSADPAAIAGADYIVVAVPTPVDIAHNPDFTPLAGATKTVGLHMKKGAIVIFESTVYPGATEEVCIPILEQHSGLKWKQDFHVGFSPERINPGDKEHTLTTILKVVSGDDDATLDEVAKLYESIITAGVYRASSVKVAEAAKVIENTQRDLNIALMNELAIIFDKIGIDTLEVLKAAGTKWNFLPFRPGLVGGHCIGVDPYYLTHKAEMIGYHPQVILAGRRINDGMAKFVAEKTVKSMIAAGFNVKGAKVNVIGLTFKENCPDLRNSKVADIIAELQTYGVQVHVHDPVADAAEAMHEYGVELESWERLPQADAIIAAVSHQELLARPLSDLQAKLNKGGCFMDVKSLFDQDALRAAGFSVWRL; encoded by the coding sequence ATGGAAGCAGCAGCAAAAGTAGTGGCCGTCGTTGGCCTGGGTTATGTCGGCCTGCCATTGGCTGTCGAATTCGGCAAGAAGCGCACGACGATCGGTTTCGATCTGTCGACCAGCAAGATCGACAGCTATCGGCGCTTCATCGACCCTACGGGTGAACTGAACAGTGAACAGTTGCGCGCCGCGCAGCACCTGACCGTCAGCGCCGATCCTGCCGCCATTGCCGGCGCCGATTACATCGTGGTGGCCGTGCCGACCCCGGTCGATATCGCCCACAATCCCGACTTCACCCCGCTCGCCGGCGCCACGAAAACGGTCGGCCTGCATATGAAGAAGGGCGCGATCGTCATTTTCGAGTCCACCGTGTACCCGGGCGCGACCGAGGAAGTGTGCATTCCCATCCTCGAGCAGCATTCGGGCCTGAAGTGGAAGCAGGATTTTCACGTCGGCTTTTCCCCTGAGCGCATCAATCCGGGCGACAAGGAACATACCCTGACCACCATCCTCAAGGTGGTCTCGGGCGACGACGACGCCACCCTCGATGAAGTGGCCAAGCTGTACGAATCGATCATCACGGCCGGCGTGTATCGGGCGTCGAGCGTGAAAGTGGCGGAAGCGGCGAAGGTCATCGAGAACACCCAGCGCGACTTGAATATCGCGCTGATGAACGAACTTGCCATCATTTTCGATAAAATTGGCATCGATACGCTCGAAGTACTGAAGGCCGCCGGCACCAAATGGAACTTCCTGCCGTTCCGCCCGGGCCTGGTGGGCGGGCATTGCATCGGCGTCGATCCGTATTACCTGACGCACAAGGCCGAAATGATCGGCTACCACCCGCAGGTGATCCTGGCGGGGCGCCGCATCAACGATGGCATGGCCAAGTTCGTGGCTGAAAAGACGGTCAAGTCGATGATCGCGGCCGGTTTCAACGTCAAGGGCGCCAAGGTGAATGTGATCGGCCTGACGTTCAAGGAAAACTGCCCGGATCTGCGCAATTCCAAGGTGGCCGATATCATCGCCGAACTGCAAACCTACGGCGTGCAGGTGCACGTGCACGATCCGGTGGCCGATGCCGCCGAAGCCATGCACGAGTACGGCGTGGAACTGGAAAGCTGGGAACGTCTGCCGCAGGCCGACGCCATCATCGCGGCGGTCTCGCACCAGGAGTTGCTGGCGCGTCCGCTGTCCGACCTCCAGGCCAAACTGAACAAGGGCGGCTGCTTCATGGATGTCAAATCGCTGTTCGACCAGGACGCCTTGCGCGCCGCCGGTTTTTCCGTCTGGCGCCTGTAG
- a CDS encoding SRPBCC family protein gives METSSDTSRRQARPGSWQYPGAAPGVDDDQAAADGGELARLTGPPRAAREARLGIALGWLSIGLGLAGLMAPRFMARAAGMPDWPHVMRVVGMRELVSGVGLLNRPHDQLWRWSRVMGDAMDLGIVGVAAIHPYANRRRLASTALALASVGALDLRAGNPPRITPSHGALTGPQGGQRVQHAVSIHRPAGECYRFWRDLARLPEFMQHLESVTVIDERRSHWCASGPAGRKIEWDADITDDQPGQLLRWRSVPGADVDNAGSVRFIPANGGRATVLQVQMSYHPPAGRAGAAVARLFGEEPLIQVRDDLRRFKQLIETGEIPTTRGQPAGARSLVSTLFGKGADQ, from the coding sequence ATGGAAACGAGCAGCGACACCAGCCGGCGCCAGGCGCGTCCCGGTTCTTGGCAATACCCGGGCGCCGCGCCCGGCGTGGACGACGACCAGGCCGCCGCCGATGGCGGGGAGCTGGCGCGCCTGACCGGCCCGCCGCGCGCCGCCCGCGAAGCGCGGCTCGGCATCGCGCTGGGGTGGCTCAGCATCGGCCTCGGGCTGGCCGGCCTGATGGCGCCGCGCTTCATGGCGCGCGCGGCCGGCATGCCCGACTGGCCGCATGTCATGCGCGTGGTGGGCATGCGCGAACTGGTCAGCGGCGTGGGCCTGCTGAACCGGCCCCACGACCAGCTGTGGCGCTGGTCGCGCGTGATGGGCGACGCCATGGACCTGGGCATTGTCGGCGTCGCCGCGATCCACCCTTATGCCAACCGGCGCCGGCTGGCGTCGACGGCGCTGGCGCTGGCCTCGGTCGGCGCGCTGGACCTGCGCGCCGGCAATCCGCCGCGCATCACGCCGTCCCATGGGGCGCTGACAGGGCCGCAGGGCGGGCAGCGGGTGCAGCACGCGGTCAGCATCCACCGTCCCGCCGGGGAGTGCTACCGCTTCTGGCGCGACCTCGCGCGCCTGCCGGAGTTCATGCAGCACCTCGAATCGGTCACCGTCATCGACGAGCGGCGTTCGCACTGGTGCGCCAGCGGGCCGGCCGGGCGCAAGATCGAGTGGGACGCCGACATCACCGACGACCAGCCGGGCCAGTTGCTGCGCTGGCGTTCGGTGCCCGGTGCCGATGTCGACAACGCCGGCAGTGTGCGTTTCATCCCCGCCAACGGGGGCCGCGCCACGGTGCTGCAGGTGCAGATGAGCTACCACCCGCCCGCCGGGCGCGCCGGTGCCGCGGTGGCCAGGCTGTTCGGCGAGGAACCCCTGATCCAGGTGCGCGACGACCTGCGCCGCTTCAAGCAACTGATCGAGACTGGCGAAATCCCCACCACCCGCGGCCAGCCGGCCGGCGCGCGCAGCCTCGTATCCACCCTGTTTGGCAAAGGAGCCGACCAATGA